Proteins encoded together in one Chroicocephalus ridibundus chromosome 13, bChrRid1.1, whole genome shotgun sequence window:
- the PRODH gene encoding proline dehydrogenase 1, mitochondrial encodes MKMTFYGQFVAGEDQEAIKPLIRRNQAFGVGAVLDYSVEEDLSSEEAERKELDSCTSAAEKETGGAERREKQYRAHRGFGDRRGGVISARTYFYADEAKCDQHMETFLRCIDASSGSSVDGFSAIKLTALGRPQFLLQFSEVLVKWRRFFNQMAAEQGQAGRAALEMKLEAEKLQEALANLGVATKAESQHWFTGENLGVSGTVDLLDWNSLIDSRTKLSKLLLVPNMQTGQLEPLLSRFTEEEDLQMKRMLQRMDTLAKRATEKGVRLMVDAEQSYFQPAISRLTLEMQRRFNRERAIIFNTYQCYLKEAYDNVTVDVELSRREGWHFGAKLVRGAYMEQERERAAQIGYEDPINPTYEKTNEMYHRCLDYILEEIKHSRKANVMVASHNEDTVKFTLRRMMELGIHPSEKKVCFGQLLGMCDQITFPLGQAGFPVYKYVPYGPVNEVLPYLSRRAQENRGFMQRANRERDLLWREFKRRLLAGSFFSPNH; translated from the exons ATGAAGATGACCTTCTACGGGCAGTTCGTGGCCGGGGAGGACCAGGAGGCCATCAAACCGCTCATCCGGCGGAACCAGGCCTTCGGCGTGGGCGCCGTGCTGGATTACAGCGTGGAGGAGGACCTGAGCTCCGAGGAAGCCGAGCGCAAGGAGCTGGA CTCCTGCACCTCCGCAGCCGAGAAGGAGACGGGAG GAGCAGAGCGAAGGGAGAAGCAATACCGAGCCCATCGGGGCTTTGGGGATCGCCGCGGCGGGGTCATCAGCGCCCGCACGTATTTCTATGCTGACGAGGCCAAGTGTGACCAGCACATGGAGACTTTCCTCCGCTGCATCGACGCCTCAA GTGGCAGCTCGGTGGACGGCTTCTCGGCCATCAAGCTGACGGCGCTGGGCAGACCTCAGTTCCTG CTGCAGTTCTCGGAGGTGCTGGTGAAGTGGCGGAGATTCTTCAACCAAATGGCCGcggagcagggccaggctgggcgGGCAGCACTGGAGATGAAGCTGGAGGCGGAGAAGCTGCAG GAGGCCCTGGCCAACCTCGGCGTCGCGACCAAGGCGGAGAGCCAGCACTGGTTCACGGGCGAGAACCTGGGTGTGAGCGG CACTGTGGACCTGCTGGACTGGAACAGCCTGATTGACAGCCGCACCAAGCTCTCCAAGCTGCTGCTcgtccccaacatgcag ACTGGGCAGCTGGAGCCTCTGCTCTCGCGCTTCACTGAGGAGGAGGATCTGCAGATGAAGCGGATGCTGCAGCGGATGGACACCCTTGCCAAG AGAGCCACGGAGAAGGGCGTGAGGCTGATGGTGGATGCAGAGCAGAGCTACTTCCAGCCGGCCATCAGCCGCCTCACCCTGGAGATGCAGCGCCGCTTCAACAGGGAACGGGCGATCATCTTCAACACCTACCAGTGCTACCTGAAG GAGGCTTATGACAATGTGACGGTGGATGTGGAGCTGTCACGCCGGGAGGGCTGGCACTTTGGTGCTAAGCTGGTCCGTGGGGCCTAcatggagcaggagagagagagggcgGCCCAGATTGGCTATGAGGATCCCATCAACCCCACCTACGAGAAGACCAACGAGATgtaccacag GTGCCTGGACTACATCCTGGAGGAGATCAAGCACAGCCGGAAAGCCAACGTGATGGTGGCATCTCACAATGAGGACACGGTGAAGTTCACCCTgcgcag GATGATGGAGCTTGGGATCCATCCCTCGGAGAAGAAGGTGTGCTTTGGGCAGCTGCTGGGCATGTGTGACCAGATCACCTTCCCTCTGG gTCAGGCCGGTTTCCCTGTCTACAAGTACGTGCCCTACGGCCCGGTGAACGAGGTGCTGCCCTACCTGTCCCGGCGGGCGCAGGAGAACCGGGGCTTCATGCAGAGGGCGAACCGGGAGCGGGACCTTCTCTGGAGGGAGTTCAAGAGGCGGCTCCTCGCGGGCAGCTTCTTCAGCCCCAACCACTAA